The genomic region AAAGGCTTTGCCATGACCTGATGTAATGCCTTAAGACATACCTGTATTGCTGAAGGCATCTGGGGACACGTCCCACTTAATTTATAGCACATGCTATCTAACTGTAGCAATAAACAGTTTTTGCTGACTGGGATGGAAAATTGTTCCTCCTTGCATTCTGACAAGCTGACAGactaaataacaataatatgTATTAATTACCTGAAGGCTCCACTGTAGCTGTAATAACGTTCTTGGCTACTTGCACTGCATTTATTGTTTCCACTATCATCTCCAATACATAGTTGACAGAGTTTTGATGGGTAGTGGTCCTGCTTAGCTGAAGGCACACAGCTGGCAGAGAAAAACTCACTCACAGCTGGGGAAAGACAGACAAACCAGTATACAGAGTGAAAAGCTTGAGCGCTGTACAAGAAAGGTAGTTACGCTGTCATGAAGTTATAACCAATGCAGGTTCCAGTAGAACACTAGAAGCATGAGTTACAGCTGCCTTACTGGAATTCACAAACTACaacttttcaaacattttcaaagcactaATTAGCTGATTATTACTCTGTAATAAACCAAATAGCTTTCTGGCAGATAGGAAATAGACAAACCAAATTCAAATCTGGAGTCCTATGGTCATGGATCCTTTGCTCGTTGTGCTACGCTGCTCCATtatgaaatacagtttgaaaataaatgcgATAGAATTCAGGACAGGGATACATCATTTACTCTGGCAGTCTGAGACACTGCAGGAGGCCAAGACTGCCATTGAGATGGATCTcgacaggctggagaaacaggctgacaggaacctcaaAGTTCAACAACAGCAAATGCAGGATCCTGCTTTTAGGATGGAGTAAGACCATGAaaggctgggggctggcaggctgAAAACCAGATCTGTAAAAAAAAGGACCTGGGCATCCTGATGGACATCAAGTTGACCAAGAGTCAACAGTGTGCTTTTGTGCCAATGAAGGCCAATGGCGTACTGGGTCACGTTAGTGAAGCAGTCAGGGGAAGTGATGATTCTCCTCTGACATCTGTGCCAAGTTTTGAGCTCCCAGCAGTAGAAAGACATTGACATTCTAGAGCAAGTGCAGTGGAAGGAAAGTaggatgctcagagggctggagcatgaCTCTGCACTTAGCGGGCTGAGAGCTGGGTTTGGTCAGCCTGGAGATAAGACAATTAACAATGTATCACTGTCTTCATTTACATAGCAGTTTCTTCCAGAAGACAGAATCAGATGCTTCTCAGAGACGGCAGAGCAAAAGGGTGAGAAGCAACAGACGGAAGCTACAAGAAGGAAAATTCTGAttagacagaggaaaaaaattcctttataCCAAGGATGGTCAAACACTGGGACAGGAGTCCCGAGAGACTGTGTATGATCTCCATCCTAAGAGTTACTCagaacctgcctggacatggcCCTGGACAATCTGATTTACCTGGACCTGCTTTGAGCaaatggttggacttggtgacCTCCGAAGGTTGCTTCCAACCTAAATTAGCTAATGATTTTAtgataaaggaaaagaatactTTTGTGTTAGATGTAACATCCTCAGTATGACCCCTCCATTGTTGTACTCTGGTGGCAAACTTAAAATTTCAAatcattacattaaaaacaaaacaccccttCACAAACAGATAAGCTTAATATAGAGCTATGAAATACCAAAATTACTTTCCTAATGAAAGTTCATCATTAGACTGTTACCGTATTTTTGATATGCAGTACTGTTGTCTCACCTTGAGGAATATCACTACAGGCTCTGGTCTTAATAATGCCCCTCTTAATTAGAATACCAATGGGGATATTCCATCCAGCATTTCTCCCCAGTCCTGTGTGGCAGgacttctttcctttcaggTCATTGATGGTGAATGCATTGGACAGATTTCGCTTCACTAATGCCACAGCATAGTATGCATTGCTGTTGTCATCagcttgcaggaaaaaaacaaaacaaaacaacccacgTTACAGCTTCCCTTAAGCGTTCCCACTACTTAATGATCACCTACAGATCTGTTACACTTATCTGGTGCCAACTTCAGTTGCACCAACAATCGGCTAGTCAGGAAATACGAACGTACACACAGTTACTCTTCACTTCTACTACTTCACAATGTTGCATTCACTTACAGCCTGTATATCGGTACCACTATGCACCTGAACTGAATAATCTAGAGACAAACATGAAAGTGTTCTTGTTAACACCAGCTCTTATAAATACATCCCTCTGAAAAACAACATTTGGATCATTAGTTACTTAGCAAAACTTCtttaagaagttatttttatgtgaaaaccTCAAACTTGTATTAAAATTTCCATTAGTTTTGCAGCATATTGAAATTCTGCCTTAGCACAGTGGACAATTCTTCTTTTCATCCGTGACTCCGAAGCAGCCACAATGACAGGAATAATTTGTTTCTAACTAGAATCTACTGtgtaatttctgtatttttacttctgttaaaaatactttgattttgtgaatacttattttttccataataatattttttttccagaattgaAAAGACAAATAAAGAGGTACAAGACTCAGAACTACCAGAGACTCAACCTGGTCCTGCAGCAGAACAGATAGAAGTTGCCACAAACTCACCGTAGGAGCCTGTCCCATACTTATTCCCTCCTGTATCCATGATGTGAGGATAATAATTCacatttcctttggaaacagCTTTCCCAGCAGGGCTAGGGAACAGACGCTGTGCTTTTAGAGCTTTTCTCaaataacatggaaaaataaGGTCCATATTTATGTTTCCTGACCTTACCAGAGTaaccttctccagcagctggtaCAAGGCCATATGTCTTCCCAGCTGTATAAATATCAGCTCCACCCAGAACTACAGCatcactttcctttttctgaaaaataaaaattaggatttttaggggaaaaaaccaacagatACCTTCACTGCTACAATGATGACACCTCTAGCATCACACCTGTTGCACATCAAATGGCAAGCCTGACAGCACAAGAACAATGTACTGCTAAAGacaacccccaaaacctgcACAAAGCATCATCAGTGAAATGGGGACAGAAGATTTCGCATATACAGGCTTGAGCTAGATGGGCAACAATGCCCTCATCACAACTGAAGGTCATCAGGGCTCAGGCCCATCCATACCATATGAGCTATAGACCACCTCCTTGAAATCCAGTATTCCTACCGGTCACGTAAGTGTCCGTATCTCTGATCCTGCCTACTCCGCAGAGAGCAGCTTGTGCTAATTTGCTTAATTACACAAGGATTGTAGCAGCCTACCTGGATCAGCTCCATGCACTGCTCCTTTGTCTTGGCTGAAACACACTGAATTGCTGGTTTCAAATTCTTTTCCCTAAAGGCAGTGGCCATTTCACCACATTTCCAAATCTCCTCAGTGGATACAACACACCAGTTCAGGCTTTCTGGCAATGCTGCAGAAAATTGGAAAGCAAATACTACAGCTCACTTTTGTTGTAACAGACAGTGAGGGACACACGTTGCCCACTGTCACATATGTGCCACACGTTATTAGAAATGTTTGCGTCTGTGTTTCTATCCATCTCTCCATCTCAGATTTATACCCGATTAGGAACCACAGAGCTCTCCAGATTAGTGGTATGTCCACACTCCAAACTATCCACAGCAAAGGAGATCCTCCCATGATTGCTGACCATTAAGCGCAGGCATAAGGTGTTAGTTGAGTGCAGCAAAACCCCACCCTGAACACGTTTCCTCATCCCTGGCAGGCACTGAGAAACGCCCAGATGAGACAAGTCCAGGAGGTGAGGGGCTCTGCAACAGCACAGAGCGTGTCTGGGAGCCCAGTTGCAAAGATTATTAATTCTTAAGGTAGGAATTCTTACAAGCTGTGTTTCTGACTTGGCCAGAATGCACATCAAGTTAATTTTTACAGTCTTCTGATAGCACAAAAGATCATAACACTTCAATAAGGAGCAACTGAGGGTTTCTTCAGCTTCTGGAGGAAATTCTCTGCTAGGAACACATTCATCCATTCTTTATAGACTCCCTGAGGATTTACACAGTAAGACATTACTATTTCCTCTTGTTAGCAGGTAAGAAATGGAGCACCAGGTAGCAGTAGCAGCTTAGCAGATTACTGTTTCTCACATACCAGAAAGAGTAGGAAATGCCTGCAtctttgtcctggtttcagctgggacagagttaattttcttcctagtagctggtacagtgctgtgggtttgggtttaGTGTGGGATCAGAGTTGATAACTGATggtttagctgttgctaagtagGGCTTACTcgaagtcaaggactttccagtttcccatgctctgccaacAAGGaaggtgcacaagaagccgggagggagcagagccaggacagctgacctgaactagccagagggatattccataccatagaacgttATGCTCAGTATAAAAACTGGGGAGAGCTGGCCAGGAGGGGCTGATTGCTGCTGAGAtactggctgggcatcagtcagcaggtgagcaattgtactgtgcatcatttgtctgtcttgggttttatttctctctctgttgTCTCCCTTTTCACTGCTATTAtgatgatattttattttatttcaattattaaactgttcttatctcagcccaggggttttacctttttcccgGGGATggcagggtggggtgggtgtgtgggcaagcagctgcatggtacttagttgtccgctggggttaaaccacaatgATCTCTTAACACAAAGAGCCAATTTGCACAGGAAAGTATTCTGCAATGTGATACTGTTTCTAGGTCAAAAAGTGATTTCTAAGTCAAAAAGTGACCTTTCTCCATGCTCAAAGATTAGACTGGCACCTTGCCATAACCCTCCAAGAgtcagaacaaaacaaaacggAATAAAGGTGGCCTCTGTTACCAGCTGTCTTGGTTCTTGGTTATGAATAGGAATCTAAAGGCAACTTACTGTTGGGGTTGCAGCTCAGAGCTTGCATGGCATGAAGATACTCATCACCTAGCCATGCCCGGTAATTCTGAGCTGTGATTGCAACGAGCTCTGTGGTGGAGTCTCTGAACAGAAGGTTCTGGGCACGGTAGGCTGCAGAGTCAAACATCTGAAACTTGGTGCCTACCTCATTAAATCTTTGCTGTAAtgttaaacaaaggaaaaaaatcacctgtcacacctcctgctgcctgggATGTGTGACATCCCATACCCCTTCAAACCCCACAGAGCTGAAGATGCCCAGATAACCTGTCTTCACAATTCAGCTAGATGGTGGGAGAGCCCCCTCTAAaatgcaacactgaaaaaatggtGCCCTACTTGTCCCTGGTTCAGGAGGTGGAAGACAACCGTTCCGTCTGTATCAGGCCGCACAACCACGGCACGAGCGGGAATTCGGGCCAGGTGGCAGGTTCTCCACTGCATCACGTCAGCTGTGTTGCCGTTGCGGCACAGAAGCTCAAAGTCCTGGGAGCGAAGCCACTGAGCCCATGAAGAAAGACTTCTTCCTGAAATCAGACAGAACATGCTTATGGAACAGAGAtcaggtggggctggggcttCTGGGTCCATGTCTGCTCTAAGCATCGCATGCAGAGCAGAACACACATCTCCTGAGCATCTCTGAACTGTTGTTCTTGACTGCCCAATATATCCCATGCATCTACATGGTCCTTTAGTCTGGTATCTCTGATAAGACAAACGGCTTAACACTTGTGACACTGCACTGAACTGTACAGGGGTCTGCAGCAGTATCAAGAGCACCCCTAAGTCTAGGATGACATGCAacatttttggggtttttttccctgtaaatgATGGTCAGACAGGCCCATGATATTAATGTTAGGCTCAAGGTAGATTTCACAAAGTGCCAGATAGGGCAGGTCACATCTTGTTGACTTGCTGCTAGTCTCTACTGAAATCCCTGGGTAGGCAGCAGCAATGTAACAGCCCAGGTCTGTATAAAATGAATAGTTTAGCGCTGTTCAAGCTCCTTAAAATTCCACTCCTAACCTTTTCTGAAACTATcgagcattaaaaaaaaaaaaaaaaatcaccacacGGACTGCTCTATCTCCTGGTACATACATCTGTGGGTACATCTGTTTTCACTATTGGAACATTTTTTGCCGATTCCTCGATTCACACTAAATCACTTAACATCACACTGTCATTACAGACACCGTACTTCAGACCTTGCAGCTCTGACTACTCAACAAACTTCTGGATTACTCACCGTCTGTGTTTTCAGGCACTGTGCTGTGCTTCACGAAAGCGACTTGTCCTGCTCCTTCAGCCAAACACCTAATAAACGTGAATCCAACCACAAAGATGCATTAcaaagcacagctccctgcactgggcactgctggctgacagccaggGGGCTTCATGCTACATCCCCTCAGCCAGGGACGCTGACCTATTTCCTTGTGCTGAGAGTTTTGCTCAAGGCAGAGACGAGTGGCTGTTGGAGCATGAATTAAAACTATCACTGTCATTTGGTGAACATCGACAACATGTTCAATGCTGCCTGGACAAACACCACGACCTTTTTCCAGGAGAGTTCTCAGTCTAAGGCAGTCACATAATCCTTTGGGGAATACAGAGAGAGGAGGCATCTGTCTCACACAAGCGAATTCTGCCCTTGCTTGGTTAGTGCTGTTACTCAGGGACTGGGCGCTGCCACGCAGCacacaggcaggaggaaggaaaataaggaaaagattGGCATGCAAAAACAGAGGGCAGAGGAACTCACTAATTCAGTGCAATGGAGGTGGGATGACTGAAATTACTGAGCAGGGTGGCAATTCAGCTCTCAGACTCCAAGGGTCATCAGGTTTTACTGGGAAAGATACAGCCTGCTAAAACAAATACCCAGACTCGTGTCAACAGCTGCCgcacaaagcaaacagcaatgGGATTTCCCTACCCAGAGTAAGTGCTAAATACCCATTTGGTTTTAATACTTCGGTATTAATGCCTGAAATACTGGGTTTAGAAGCACGGTCGTCCtaaaacaacagcaaatttTCCAACAGCATCAGCTGGAAGCTCTCTGGCTTCAGTTTCCTGTCGGTTCAGTTTCCTGTCGGTTCAGTTTCCAGGCCTGGGCATGATGCTATGGATAAAGcacagcaataaataaaaaccaacaaagatGATTTTTACCTGAAAGCCCCACTGTAGCCATAGTATCGTTCTTGGGAATTTTGTTCACATTTGTTCTGCCCAGCCAAATCCCCTTTGCAGAGCTGACAGAGGGATTTGGGATACTTCATGCCATTTGCTCCAGGAATACAGCTTGCATTGAAATAGTCGCTTACAGCTAAATGTGAAATTAGAATGAGAAATTTTTAGCAACTAACAAACAAGATTCTACAATCTCTTACAGCTAAATGTGAAATTAGAATGAGAAATTTTTAGCAACTAACAAACAAGATTCTACAATCTCTTACAGCTAAATGTGAAATTAGAATGAGAAATTTTTAGCAACTAATAAACAAGATTCTACAATCTCATTTTAACACATCTACACAGTACATCCCTAAAACCATTTAGAAGGGATAAGtcattttgttcttaaaagatgggtttcaagtttttaaaaaccccaactccGCAGGCTTCATCAGACCTAAGTTAGGTCCATTCCATCTTACAAAGAGCATCAAAGCCAAGGAACAAGACAGCAGCCAGGACCACACATTTCTGCCACACACAAGGTCCCAAGACCGTATGGAAAGGCGTCGCGGCAGAACAGATCTCTCACCTTTTGGAAGGTCACATCCCATCGCTGCCAGTCGTCCACTGTCAATTAGATAACCCACTGGCACATCCCAGCCTGCAGTTCTGTTGATGCCTGTGTGACATGAACTGACTCCCTTCAAGCTGTTGATGGTGATGTTGGAATTCTTCCTCACCACTGCCACGGCATAGTAGGAAGTTCCAATCTCTGCAGCGtaggaagagagagaagcagcaaggtAGCCTCGCAGCAGCATTGCAGGGAGATACACTGATCTGCAGCCTCTTGTGGCTCCCTACCCACAGAGAAGTCACGCTGTTCGCATCATCAGTGAGAACCTGCTGACTGTGAATGTTCTCCATTACCTTTTCAGTGGGAGAAGCCTTATTCAAAGGCCACAGGCAACCTGCTCCAACTTTGAAGGTAATTGTGCTTTGAAAGGGAGGTGGGATCAAAAGACATCCCAGGAGTTCTTCccaagaaaagaaatttcttctaacatttcaaatatatttggaTTGAATTTAAACTGatataatagtaaaaaaaaatattctccagtTGTCTACTAATTTGATGTTAATTTGGACACAGTACAGCAAGTTGATGTCACTGGAGCATCACAGATGATTTCATTCTCTTTGGTTTACCATTTGATATAACTCAGTCAAGAGTTTAGAGTCTGAAGTGTGACCATAAGGTCATTCAATCTGACTTACTTTAGATCAGAAATGACTAAATTTCACTCACTTTTCTCTGATTTAAGCTCATAACCTGACTAATGGAGACAGGCAGTCTCTGGCTCATGAGGCCCACTTGGTTTTGAGAAGCTGAAGTACAGGTCCCTCACCAGGGTCATGATGTGGTTAACGGTGGTGGAGTGGGCTGCTACAGATGGTCCAAGTCCCTGTGGACTGAGCCCAGCAGGTACCTCTGAGGACACCTTGGCCAGATCACACTAAGACCCAGTTGCAAACCAAATCCAGCTCCATCTCACAACAGCGTGGTGGGACACCCCTGCCTGCAGACTGCTTCCAGAGCTGTTCCTTCTTTGGGTCTCTGAAAGTTAGGGGGGACATCTTCCAGCTCTGACCTACACAAACGTGATACTGAGCCCTTTGGATGACAAGTCACCACTGGATTTATTGCCTCTGTCTTGAAAGAAACTCAAAGCTTAGGGACACCCAGGTAAGGAGCGGAATCTATCACCTCCTTTCTTCCAGCAGGTAATCATAAGCACTATTAAAAGGACAACTAATTATTCTAATTGATGGGATTGAGAGATAAACCTAACAACTATATATGCTTTGCAATTTGTTAATATATCTGCAAAGTATGGAATAGAGAAGGCAATAAGCAACGAGagagtaaaaaacaaaacaaaaaaacaccaaacaaaaaaccaactcAACACACACATGACAGGAACAGCTATTTTGACCCAAGTTTTTCAGGACAGACTCTGCCCTAGACTTGCATCTCCTGTTCCCCCCACATTCTGTTACAGGCAGGAACATCCAAGAGGGAACCTGACCATTACTTACTGTTAAGAGTTTTCAAGAGGACCaccccaaaataaaatggaCACGGTAAAAATGCACAAGAGAAAGCTTGTATTAAGTAATCTAAAAGTTATTTAGTCAGAATATACCTTGATCATATACTTCCCCAACCACAGGTTTCAGACCATGCTCCTTTCCAGCCTGGTAAATCAAACGGCCATCCAGTGTCACCGCATCTGCCAAACCATCCTGTGCAGGCAGAAGGGCAGAATACACGCTGAAGCTTAATTATCACTATTTCTCAACAGCCAGAGGCAGAGTACCCATGAATTTAGGAGAAGAGGCCCCTTAATCTGCATTTGTGAGtcatcttttcttaaaaaagtttttaaggCCACCCAAATTTCTGAAGAACAATCACCAAGAGGAATTCTAGAACTTCAAAACCACCTTCCTTCGGAAACAATGCAGAAACCAGCCCTGGACCATGATGGCCTCACTAGTCTTCGTGGTCCATGGATCCTGCAGCTCTGTGATGAGTCTTAAAGTGCATCAATTTGGAATTTCAAATTGCTATAGCTAGTGCCCCAAATCTTgaagatttaaataaaatatatttttgaggTCACAGACAGATGGTTTGACGTTATGTCTTCTGGGGCTGCAGAATCTGAATGCCAAAGCGTACTCAAAAGCAACCTTGAGGCATACTGGCTTGTACCTCAGCAGACAAACAGCCAAACGTTTGGGGCGAGGGGGAGCAGGTGGCAGTGCATCTCAACGAAGGAGGAAAGCACCTAAAAAGACTGTCCAAAGCAGGGGAATACAAATATGGGGCATCCACTTCTGGGAAGGTGTCCAACACCACCAGATCTTTTCAGCTGACTAACAGCAAGCTGGCTGGAATCCTGTTGCTCTGGATAGCACAGGACAGggcttcccacagcagcagggactAGAGAACCGCTACGCAGCACCTCGGATCAGCTGAACCGGGCTCTCACTGTGTACTGAGCCTAGCGCAAGCCAGGAAAGGGCATCTCGCTCAGAGACAAGATACTGCTGAGAAAATAATCAGCAGCTtgacattttatatttctaagCTGATTCCAAGATTCTTATCAGTTTCTTAACCGCTGGTTTGGCACTGGAGGGGGTGATTCAGTTTACCAATCCCTTGGCAGTTTGCTGAgcatggctggggcagggctaGGACTATGCCCTAATTTCCCACAGGCTGAGCCACGTGaaaaatctgaacattttttaaGGGACCATGTGTGAGCACAGGTAATACATTGATGTTGACACCTAAATCAGATTTGAAGTTGCCACATCATTCGAAGCACTTTACTTAGTTGGcgcaatggaaaaaaaagtcgATATCCATTAattagctgaaaaaataaatgccttgaGAGTTGCTTCTCATGAATAATAACAGAATCTCATGAATAATAACAGAACAAGACACAAAAATGCCTACCGTTGTACTTCAATTGAAGTAGTTTACAGGCTGCAGACCCCTCCTTTAAATGCATACAACAGTGTGggtattggggttttttgttgcaAGCATTTCCAGTACATTTAGCAGAAGCATGGCATTATTCCacacatgatttttttgtaagtgtATCTGTGATGGTAATACCatgttaattattttc from Falco rusticolus isolate bFalRus1 chromosome 13, bFalRus1.pri, whole genome shotgun sequence harbors:
- the MELTF gene encoding melanotransferrin isoform X3, with the protein product MKSSRNVFYLLFFHAALSLERIRWCTVSEQELSKCNDMSKAFGGAGILPRLECTAGGSAANCTQMIKDGLADAVTLDGRLIYQAGKEHGLKPVVGEVYDQEIGTSYYAVAVVRKNSNITINSLKGVSSCHTGINRTAGWDVPVGYLIDSGRLAAMGCDLPKAVSDYFNASCIPGANGMKYPKSLCQLCKGDLAGQNKCEQNSQERYYGYSGAFRCLAEGAGQVAFVKHSTVPENTDGRSLSSWAQWLRSQDFELLCRNGNTADVMQWRTCHLARIPARAVVVRPDTDGTVVFHLLNQGQQRFNEVGTKFQMFDSAAYRAQNLLFRDSTTELVAITAQNYRAWLGDEYLHAMQALSCNPNTLPESLNWCVVSTEEIWKCGEMATAFREKNLKPAIQCVSAKTKEQCMELIQKKESDAVVLGGADIYTAGKTYGLVPAAGEGYSADDNSNAYYAVALVKRNLSNAFTINDLKGKKSCHTGLGRNAGWNIPIGILIKRGIIKTRACSDIPQAVSEFFSASCVPSAKQDHYPSKLCQLCIGDDSGNNKCSASSQERYYSYSGAFRCLAQDSGDVAFVKHSTVFENTDGKNTDSWAQNLKSSDFQLLCPNGARAEVTQFAECHLAQVPAQAIMVHPDTSVFALYGLLDKAQVYFGKSSNGNGFKMFDSSAFQGKDLIFKDSAVEIMPVKERRTYAEWLGSEYIASLEGMQTPECSGAGNKISQYLLVTAVIPLLILCQTQGLD
- the MELTF gene encoding melanotransferrin isoform X2; translated protein: MKSSRNVFYLLFFHAEYFLLVFAALSLERIRWCTVSEQELSKCNDMSKAFGGAGILPRLECTAGGSAANCTQMIKDGLADAVTLDGRLIYQAGKEHGLKPVVGEVYDQEIGTSYYAVAVVRKNSNITINSLKGVSSCHTGINRTAGWDVPVGYLIDSGRLAAMGCDLPKAVSDYFNASCIPGANGMKYPKSLCQLCKGDLAGQNKCEQNSQERYYGYSGAFRCLAEGAGQVAFVKHSTVPENTDGRSLSSWAQWLRSQDFELLCRNGNTADVMQWRTCHLARIPARAVVVRPDTDGTVVFHLLNQGQQRFNEVGTKFQMFDSAAYRAQNLLFRDSTTELVAITAQNYRAWLGDEYLHAMQALSCNPNTLPESLNWCVVSTEEIWKCGEMATAFREKNLKPAIQCVSAKTKEQCMELIQKKESDAVVLGGADIYTAGKTYGLVPAAGEGYSADDNSNAYYAVALVKRNLSNAFTINDLKGKKSCHTGLGRNAGWNIPIGILIKRGIIKTRACSDIPQAVSEFFSASCVPSAKQDHYPSKLCQLCIGDDSGNNKCSASSQERYYSYSGAFRCLAQDSGDVAFVKHSTVFENTDGKNTDSWAQNLKSSDFQLLCPNGARAEVTQFAECHLAQVPAQAIMVHPDTSVFALYGLLDKAQVYFGKSSNGNGFKMFDSSAFQGKDLIFKDSAVEIMPVKERRTYAEWLGSEYIASLEGMQTPECSGAAAITANVAVLLAGSVLLTAATAS
- the MELTF gene encoding melanotransferrin isoform X4, which translates into the protein MKSSRNVFYLLFFHAEYFLLVFAALSLERIRWCTVSEQELSKCNDMSKAFGGAGILPRLECTAGGSAANCTQMIKDGLADAVTLDGRLIYQAGKEHGLKPVVGEVYDQEIGTSYYAVAVVRKNSNITINSLKGVSSCHTGINRTAGWDVPVGYLIDSGRLAAMGCDLPKAVSDYFNASCIPGANGMKYPKSLCQLCKGDLAGQNKCEQNSQERYYGYSGAFRCLAEGAGQVAFVKHSTVPENTDGRSLSSWAQWLRSQDFELLCRNGNTADVMQWRTCHLARIPARAVVVRPDTDGTVVFHLLNQGQQRFNEVGTKFQMFDSAAYRAQNLLFRDSTTELVAITAQNYRAWLGDEYLHAMQALSCNPNTLPESLNWCVVSTEEIWKCGEMATAFREKNLKPAIQCVSAKTKEQCMELIQKKESDAVVLGGADIYTAGKTYGLVPAAGEGYSADDNSNAYYAVALVKRNLSNAFTINDLKGKKSCHTGLGRNAGWNIPIGILIKRGIIKTRACSDIPQAVSEFFSASCVPSAKQDHYPSKLCQLCIGDDSGNNKCSASSQERYYSYSGAFRCLAQDSGDVAFVKHSTVFENTDGKNTDSWAQNLKSSDFQLLCPNGARAEVTQFAECHLAQVPAQAIMVHPDTSVFALYGLLDKAQVYFGKSSNGNGFKMFDSSAFQGKDLIFKDSAVEIMPVKERRTYAEWLGSEYIASLEGMQTPECSGAARGTGFF
- the MELTF gene encoding melanotransferrin isoform X1; the encoded protein is MKSSRNVFYLLFFHAEYFLLVFAALSLERIRWCTVSEQELSKCNDMSKAFGGAGILPRLECTAGGSAANCTQMIKDGLADAVTLDGRLIYQAGKEHGLKPVVGEVYDQEIGTSYYAVAVVRKNSNITINSLKGVSSCHTGINRTAGWDVPVGYLIDSGRLAAMGCDLPKAVSDYFNASCIPGANGMKYPKSLCQLCKGDLAGQNKCEQNSQERYYGYSGAFRCLAEGAGQVAFVKHSTVPENTDGRSLSSWAQWLRSQDFELLCRNGNTADVMQWRTCHLARIPARAVVVRPDTDGTVVFHLLNQGQQRFNEVGTKFQMFDSAAYRAQNLLFRDSTTELVAITAQNYRAWLGDEYLHAMQALSCNPNTLPESLNWCVVSTEEIWKCGEMATAFREKNLKPAIQCVSAKTKEQCMELIQKKESDAVVLGGADIYTAGKTYGLVPAAGEGYSADDNSNAYYAVALVKRNLSNAFTINDLKGKKSCHTGLGRNAGWNIPIGILIKRGIIKTRACSDIPQAVSEFFSASCVPSAKQDHYPSKLCQLCIGDDSGNNKCSASSQERYYSYSGAFRCLAQDSGDVAFVKHSTVFENTDGKNTDSWAQNLKSSDFQLLCPNGARAEVTQFAECHLAQVPAQAIMVHPDTSVFALYGLLDKAQVYFGKSSNGNGFKMFDSSAFQGKDLIFKDSAVEIMPVKERRTYAEWLGSEYIASLEGMQTPECSGAGNKISQYLLVTAVIPLLILCQTQGLD